In Streptomyces erythrochromogenes, the DNA window CGGCGCCCAGACCAGCAGCGCCACGAGCCCCGCGGTGCTGCCGATCCGGCACGACGGCCGCAGGTCCGGCGGACACAGCAGCGGCAGCGCCGCGATCAGCAGGGGCGGCAGCAGGTACGCCGCGTGCTCCAGCGGCATGTCCAGGGCCCCTGGCGCCGAGGCGGCGAGCAGGCAGGCCGAGGTCCCCGCCACGCCGGCGAACGCGGACCGCGCGCCGACGGCGTAGCGGCCGCTGAGCGCGACCACGACGCCGACGAGGGTCAGCAGGTCGCAGACGGCGAGGGGGTAGCCGATCGGACCCTCGAAGTCGGGCCGGCCGGTGACGTAGGCGCGGTTGAGCGTCGAAGCGAGCAGGAACGCGGCGCGTGCGCCCATCGCGGCCAGTGCGAACGGCGCCGCGGCTGCGAGCAGGCGCCCGCCGCGGTGCGCGGAGCCGATGTGCAGCCGCAGGCGCAGCGCGTGCGCCACGATGTCCCAGCCCTCCCGCAGACGGGCGAGCGGACCGGCGTCCTCGGTCGCCTCCCGGTAGGCCTCGGCGATCTCGTCGCCGAAGTCCCGGCGGAACTCCGCCGGGTACAGGCGCAGCAGACGGAGGCTCACGCCGTGGCCGTCTCACCGCAGACGCCCAGCCGGCGGGCCGCCTCGCGGGCGGTCGCGGCTATCCGCGCCGCCTCGGCGGCCAGGCCCTCCCGGCCCGCGGCGGTGAGGCTGTAGGTGCGCCGCAGCCGGCTGTCGACGATCTGCTCCTCGTGGACCTCGATCAGCCCCTGCCCCAGCAGCCGCTCCAGCGCCCCGTACAGGGTGCCCGTGCGCATCTTCACGCGCCCGTCCGAGATCAGCTCCACCTCGCGGGCGATGGCGTACCCGTGGCGGGGCTCGTCCGCGAGCGCGGTCAGGAGGAGGAGGGTCGGTTCCTGCATCGCGCGATCACTCATGCCCGCATGGTAGGTCACCCACCGGCATATGTCGTCCGAGTGAGCCGTTTCGAGGCCCGGATCAGGAGACGGCGTACCACTGGCTGGCCCAGCCGGTGTTGATGGTGGCCGTGGACTGCTCGCCGAGGTTCACGGTGGCGGGCAGCGAAGTCTGACCGGTCAGGATGCTGCTGTACCGCAGGTTCGGCGGCGTCAGCCCGGCGTTGACGGAGATGCCGGCGCCCGTGGACTTCAGGGTGAGGGCGTTGGTGGCCCAGTTGCCGTTGAGCAGCAGGGCGATGAAGTACGTGCCGGGGGCGGCCGTGAAGGGCTTGGCGAGGGGCAGCGGCTTGGCGATGGCGTCGGTCATCAGCTGGGGCGAGATGTCCGCGGTGGACCCGACCAGCGCGCCCTTGGCGTCGTACACGCCCAGGTAGCAGTCGGCCAGCTGGGCGTTCGTGTCCAGACCGGCCAGTCCCAGCCAGATGTTCGACCAGGTGATCTGCTCGCGCAGGACGATCCGCACCAGGGTGATCCGGCCGCCGACCCCCGCCGACGACTGGGCGGTGACGTGGCCCGCGTCATTGGGGTCGCCGGTCCAGGCCAGCAGGTTCTGGTCCTGCGGTCGCGGCCCCTCGAATCCGGAGCCGCCGCCCGGCGCCGCCGGGGCGGACGCCGTGGGACCCGCTGTCGCGGTCCGGCCCTTGTCCGGGGCGGTGCTGCAGCCCGCCAGGGCGTACACCAGCGCGAGCGCGGTGACGAGGCCGGTCGTGGCGGTGGTGGTGCGGGTGCGCATGGTCCCCCCATGAAGTGCTGGTTGTGCCGACGGACATGATCACACGACGGTCGGCCCGGGCCGGAGGGCGAGGGTCCACGTGTGCACGACATGCTTGCCCGGCCGGTCCTCCGGTTCCTCCGCGACGGTCACGGTGAGCTGGTCACCGGTACGGCGCAACCTGCCGCGGTAGCTCCAGGTCCGGTCCGGGGGCACCGGAAGCAGCTCGGCGAGGACGGCGTCCCCCAGCCGGCGGTCGACGGCGCGCAGCACCCCGGCGTCGAGGACCAGGACGGTGCCGTCCGCGAGCACCAGGGGCTCGGGGCACAGCGGGTCGGTGAGCGACGGCCCGCGTTCGACGGTGCCGCCGGGCAGCAGTCGCACCACCCTG includes these proteins:
- a CDS encoding PadR family transcriptional regulator, giving the protein MSDRAMQEPTLLLLTALADEPRHGYAIAREVELISDGRVKMRTGTLYGALERLLGQGLIEVHEEQIVDSRLRRTYSLTAAGREGLAAEAARIAATAREAARRLGVCGETATA